The Larimichthys crocea isolate SSNF chromosome I, L_crocea_2.0, whole genome shotgun sequence genomic interval GTCTGGCTGGTAAACCACCAGACATTACGGCATTATTATGATGTTTGTGTCAGCTGagaaagaggaacagagagCAATAGTACAGAAGTCATCAGTCATGGAGGCCTGAGATGCCTTGCCGCCTACACTTTGAGCGTCACTATGTCACATGAGTCATAACACTATACCCCACTGTGGAAGTGCAGCCAAATGGGCTCCGGCTGAAGCATAATCACTCACCAGAGCCAAGAGAGTGATGCCCGCACCGGCGAACGCGGCGATGTAGAGGTCATAGGTCATTCGGTACTGATAGGAGGAGATTTGCATTAATGATGAAACATACCGTCGAAAGTTTTATAACACGACTGAACAGCTTGAATTATTTCCTGGTTCTTACCTCTCTGGTCTTGCAAATAGTGGACAGAGTTATACCACAAGCTTTTCCTGGAACTGCGTTCCATGGCAGGAGCCCTGTGAAACATCAGATTTCTCTTTTCAGTTCAGAGACAATCAAAGCGTAAAGATGGCCTTATTGTCCACAAATCACATGAAACGTCCAAAACCAACAGCCTGTTAGGTCATTTTCAGTAACTTCTGATCCCATCCTTGTCTGTGGCACTCAAAAGCCTCCTGGTTACTATTGAAAGCACAtgttagggactattttcatctgtggattaatacacatttaatGAGCCATGTCACCCAGTGTAACAGTGCGGCTCATTGTGAGACAAGTATGTTTTGTTTGCCACACTGAAGGGCTCTAGGGATGGTAATGTTGGTCTGTGGGTTGGCttaccactttggtccagactatCAACTACTGACTGGCCTACTAATACAGTTCTCATTGTACATttgtggtccccagaggataaatcccaGTGACTTTGGaaatcccctgacttttcctctaacGTCATCACAAAGATGACATTTGTGGATTTTGCTGAAAGGTCTTGACTATTCGATGaactgccatgaaatttggtagaAAGGTATTCATGTTCGTGTGTGCACAGAGCTACTGTGAGACTCTTTAGTTTCATTAAGAGACTTTGGACAATGGAGGACAACGGTACAGAGGATAGTAGGATCAAAATTGTCTCGGTTGTCAACAGTCTTATAGGTTTGCATTGATAGATATCTTGTTACCATATTGCCTTGCATCGACACAGAGCTGGTTGATACTCGCAGGAGTCTCAGTCAGCACATCAATGGTGTGGCAGGTTGCGTCCATGTTGTAGAAGAAGTAGACAGGCAAGGCCGAGAAGGCAAACACCAACAGCCACAGCACAGCTAGTACATATGTCATCACTATAAACTGTGTAAGGAGGGAGCAGAGTAAACATTAGGGTGCATAATCATAATAAACCAATGCACATAAGAGAATGACTTTATGAGCAGTGACTCACTTAGTGACCACATTTACTTTTTCCTGATTAGCTTTACTTATTATCTCCCTCTTTGttctcttcctcatcttccaGCCACTCAGCTTCCCCGCCACGCATCCGCTCAAACACTCACTGTATGCTTATCTTTGCATGTCCCCAAAGGTTTTTAGCGGCTTTAAGATTTTCAGCTCAACGCCCACCAGGGAGTGATATGTGTATTAATCCCATCCAATCTCTCCAATCCCCTTTACTTGTCCCACTCTGGGCCCTCTCACCGAGGAGCTGAGGCAGCGGCCACACATGGTGCTCCTGAACTCTCCAAAGGTTTGCCTGGCAGCGCTCGTGGTGTAGAAGCCCTCAGCCAGCAACACGATGCagtagaggaagaaaaaggaggccAAACCGTAGATGACATACTGGAAATATTGAATACtaaaaagcagaaaaggaaaagaaaacagtaaaaattcAGGGTTACAAAGAACCTAAAGCTTCTGAATAGAAACTCCAGCCAAGAAATCCCATAGCTAGGTTTAAAAAGATCTCACTACAGTGATGGAAATGCTTAAATTTAGCACTTACATGTAGGCGAGGGTGATGTAGTCCTGAAGGTTACGGGCAAAGTAAGTCTCGATgagtctctcagtctctgttaGTGCCTGGTGCCCACAACCGCAGAAGAGGGCAATGCCAGAGAAACATAGCAGTGTGGCAACCAGGGAGCAGTATGGTACCCCACCCAAACAGCGCATACAGCAGTCATAGCAACCTGTTAGACAAGACACAGCGCCATGAAAGTCAGGGCACATAATTAACTGATGCAAtatgacagacagcacagaagaTGGACTCTGTTCCAATGTGCAAATGATGCGCAGTAGAATTTACAGCAGGTGCTTTcatgtctttctctttccactTTGTTAGGTTCGTATGAACATGTTCTACAACCTACAAAAGCAGAAGTGAGTCAAAGTTTCACATTGACTCCCTTCTGGTGGTGGCAAGGCAAGTTTTAGTTGTGTTTGCTCTAGTTTTAAGATATCCCTCTctatgtttttcattatttattgatcTATTAATCTTTTAGTCTGAGAATGTCCAGAAATTGTGGTTAAATGTCTACGATAACTTCTCAGAATCCAAGTCAATATCTTCAAAAGTCTTGTTTTATCTGACTAGGTGTCCAATACATGCAGAGATTCAGTTTAGACTGATATGAAACAGATAAAAGCAGTCATCGCAATGGGGAAGCCTGAATCTGCTTGATAATTAACTGATACTATGAACAGATTATCAAATTttttcaaaaattaaaaatgtttttctttttactccaGAGAAAAAGTTAGGAACTCAACACCACATGTCACCACATAAAATGTCACTGAACTGGCGTGAAAGCAGACATCTTAGAGATGGATATCTCACACACCTgaagaccaaaaccaaaactatctgcataCCTAGATAACactgatatttaatttaattttttttcccttttaaagaaaatgtaccTTTACTACTTTGTCACTTAGGATCGAGCTGCAGCTGTAAACACTTTCATCCCCTTATTAAAGCTGTGCATTCTCCCTAATAGTCATGTGTTGCTTGAATAGATGCCAAGGGCCAAGGGCATGGGGAAGTGTCTGCTCTGACCCCAGCTCGCACCCTGACTCCATTCACCACCCAGCATGGGGAGTGTGAGAAAAGGGggaggacggagaggagagacaaagtgaaatagagagagagggtgCTTTTGTGACTGCAGAGACAACAGTCTTTGTCCCACAGCATCATGGGGGTACAAGGGCCACCAATGTCAAGCAAACAAAGACCAGAGGCACCTCTATGCGTGATACACACACgaacgcacacatgcacactcataGACTTCCTTCTTGCAAGACACAGGAACAAGAAAGCGATAGTGGGACGCTGTCTGTGCTAGAATAGGATAGCAAATctataaacaaacaatgcaactgtgtgcatgtgtgccatTACACgcttgcatgcatgcatccacACAGGCACGCACAATGGAAGCAGACAGACTGTGGTTGGTACcattacagtaaacacagatgGCAGGAGGGGCAAATAGATAGCTCTTTAACAGAACACATCTACATGGCTGcattggagtgtgtgtgtgtgtgtgtgtatgagagagaggcaaactgatcagtgtgtgtgagagaggggggGTTTAAAAAGATAAACTGTGAGGAAACTAGCAAATAACAGATAAATATTCTCAATATTTCCATGTGCACAAAGAATCCTGCTCTCCACAAGTACCAGTAGACCACAGCATGCACATAAACCAGAGCTTTAAACATTCAAtctaaccaataataataaaaaagagcCTCCAAATACACCTTGtactaattaactaattaatggCATCACCTGACCAAACAAAGATCCGAAACCTGCTGCACAAAAGCTGCCCATTGTCTGGTCTGGGTCTAGGTTGTGactcaaatgaaaatacaggcctcgttacaaaaaaaaagtctggttGAGGCCAAGTTCGGCTCTTTAAAAATTGAGAAAGATTACGACCGAAAGCAAATGCGACAAGGCTCCTCTGAAAGTAGCCCTGCCATCTCAAGCATGAAATAAATCTTATAATATCAGTGGAGCATCAGCCGGTGAGTAGGCGACCTCTAAACTGACAAAAAACTTAATAATTTCTGATGCCCTTTCACAGTCCCATTCATATCAGCGTGcaatcacatcaaatcaaatgcaGATTGGATAATCTGAAGTATTCTGTCTGCTAAAAGCCAATGAAGGTGGCTGGAGTTTTCTTACCCATGTCTGGAAGGATGCGTTCAGGACTTGTTGGCTACTGCTGCCTGCACTGCACTGCAGCTGGTCCGCTGATGATATGCGCAACTTGTCCTCGGCCCCCGTATATCAATCTCAACTCTCTTTCTGTTCCCACAACAATGGACAGAGCCGCTGATGACTGCAAGTGAAATCTTAAAGAAACAATGTCGCTTTTCAATGAACTTCAAGGCGGAGAATAATGAGGAGGTCAAGGTTCTTACGCTTGGAGAAAGTTAGTTCATTGTTGACGCATATTTGCTTATATGGAGAGAGCTACTTGTAACTTCTTATGCAAATAcagaagaagttttttttttttttgtgtgtgtgttgactatCCCAACTCTAGGGAATACAGTTCCTGGTTCGCcaaggccttttttttattatttaaaaccCCCATGGCAACATTTTTTCAGCCTGATGAATAAAACCAAATGAGAAACAGCTCATGAATCATGCAGATGGTCTATGGGAATAAGAAGGTGCCGCATGTCCTGCAGTGGTGATTTGTCTGAGTTACACCGTGAACATGAGCCTGTGTGGACAGTCAGGTGATGCTCACCAGACTTGGGGAAACTATTAGATCCTATCTGTTTGACTGAAGTGTTTGAGACACGGAAATCTGATATTCCAGCTGGCAAAAAACTGATATGGGGCTTTATCACTTATCTATAAAATGTATCTGTTCAGTCCTGTAAATGTGCCCTTAAAAGCAACCTTAAAGTGACATTCACAGGACATGAATATGTGGATAACACAACTTTTGATATAAAGTCAAACAGTGTATTTTAAGCCAGATAGTTGAGGACACCATTACAGAGAGTTCtcagggaaaaaaagatcatttgtgttttaattggACTGGATTGTTATGTCATTTGTGATCATAAAACCCCTGATGTGTATCTCAGAAATAATCCACTGGGTATTTGGGTCGGTGCCAGCTTGTTTCTTTGTCCATGTCAGCTCCTCAAAACCCATAACTGACTATCAAATGTTCagcttgagaaaacaaaatagatTAAAATGAGATGTGCTGTGAGTGGAGAAGCAGCAGGGAAACATCACTGATCTCAGGGCGACCTGACTGTGGCAGTGTGAGAGACTGTCCTCTGATTCATCACCACCCCTCTGGCTAAATACCAGAAATAAAGAGTAAGATTTGGCTTCATCTATATCCAGTAGATGGCAGGCTTTCTCCTGCCACAGCATTTGCACACCATAGCAAGCACATAGTGACTTTGatcccattcattttttttttcctttgagcGAAATCAGTTTTGTCAAGAAGCATATTTAAACATGGTGCTCCTGTAcaattgtaaatgtaaaagacaTTTAGTCAACTGGGTCAAAAACATCTCTTTGAACCAAAACAGGcctgtttttaatattaatgctaacatgttttaATCTAATGGACTCTGACAATTACAAATTAAAGATCTTTTAGAAGGATTTATTCGTAtgtttaatttgtaattttgttATGGAGCTCTTTATTTGCTCTCAGCTAATGTTGTTAGTCTCACAGTACAACCCtattagattatttattttatgagcTACTAGCTTTGAAATCCTCAGAGAAACACCACTCATGTTATACAAGCCTTGTTCTCGACTAACTAGGTTGTTGTACATTGTGTTTCACAGGCCCTGACTCATGACTTTCCTCTAACACAGGTGTATCTTGAAAAGGATCGTTCAATAGTTTATGATACCCCAAAGATGGAAAAAGCTGTCTTTAGTGAAAGCTTAAACAATTAGCCTGCCCTctttgtgtaattgtgtgtccACAGatttgtaaacacattttacgCAGATTCATTCATACTTTATGCATCACTTAACCCGTTTTGATACATCAATTGTTCCCCAGCATACAAACGTATCAGTAACACATGAGAGAAACCGCCTTTTGTAAAGATTTCTTTTGAACACAGTGTGACTTCACACCAAACATCTGTCATCAGAACAACACAACTGCTGGGTTACTGGGTGCAGTACAGtaggtttcttttcttttctttttgccttttggGTTTCATCCAGCACCGTGGGTGAGAGGCAATGCTATCAGATAACAGGTGTGAGGCGGTGACTTGAGATGGTGGTGTGGCTTCCCTCTGCCGCCTCTCACCTGTCCACAGCTGCGTTCCACCTCCCGTGGTCGTCTCAGAGCTGCTTCTTGAGAGACTTTCATCACCTCCTCTCCGGAGCAACATTAAACCCCTTTGTGTGTCTAAATACCTTAGTCTCCCTGTCACTCAGAGTCAGAAATCTGAGAAAGGCCCAATCAACTGAGCAGACCATTACCTCAGTCTTCTCATTGTTTAAGAGGTCATGGAGAATAAACCCTAATGATGGCTGTGATACTGGTATTTTAGCAATACTGTGATATGCTCTCTACTGTACACATCACCTGTGTCATTACAGTTTTTGATACATAAAGAAATCTCTGCAATAAATTCAATTACATCACTTATCAGAATACCATTTCAATGCTTTCCTGGTAACTTGCAGCGATCTTTATCTGAAAATGGATCACTTGAATTCGAAAATTGTGCAGTTTTGCTGTTGACAAATGCTTGAGTAAACTGCGTATCcaaataatttaacaaatgttgttattcAAATACAAGGAGCATTTGacaaaaattcaaaatatctttaattCACAGAGTTATTTCATCCTTGACAGAATGTGAGTGAGTATTACATGCATCTCTGTTAGTCATCAGAATAATATTTGTCCATGAGCCTGAGTGGAATCTCATTTTCAGCATTGTCAACCCTCTTGTTCTGTTGTGGACTTACTCTCCTCTGTTTCAGGTACAAAACAGCTGTCACCACGAGCAAGCATATGGATGCCAGCATCATGCCAAGGCCTACTAACAGTATCAGCTGAGCAGATCTGGTGTCCTCCACCTCACAGATGGGGGCCTTTGAGGGGGTTTGAAACAAGTCAGGTGTCCCTGTCCAGGTGGGTGCCCTGTCCAAGTGGCAGGGCTCCATGCTCTCATTGACCCACAGATTAACCCAGACAGTGGTATAAAGTGGAGCAGGTTTCCCCCCATCTCTGACCACAATGAACAGGTGATGCATTCGTAGGTCCTGCTGTAGAAGTTGCTGAGCTACGGTGATATTCCCTGATCTTGAATCCACCCGGAAGGGGCTGCTATTTTGCACTGGCTCTGGTGCCACAACAGTGTATGTAATCTCCGAATTCAGCCCAGAGTCCTCGTCTACGGCATAGATCTTTGTTACCATGGTGCCTTCAGTGGTTTCTGGAGAGACCGTCAGGCATGAGGAGTTGCTGCTTGGAAGGATCACTTTCGGCTGGTTGTCATTGATGTCCTCCACAAAGATGGTTACCCTGGCAGTGGAAGTCAAAGAAACTGGGTGCCCATGATCGCTGGCCAGCAGGTAGAGTTCATAGCGGTCCTGTGTCTCGCGGTCCAAGTTGGTAGTGGTTCGCAGTGTCCCCTGAGTGTTATCCACAACAAAGGGTCCGCTGCTGTTTACAAGATGCAACTCTGTGTTCCCATTCTTCCCTTCATCTGGGTCTGTCACCCCTAGTCCCCCCACCTGGGCAAATGGTGGTACACTCTCaggaataaaaaagagaaagtgaggtGTTAGGAAAACAGGTGCATTGTCATTCTGGTCCAGAACACGAATAGATACAGTGGCCACTGACTCCAAGGGAGGAGAGCCGCTATCTCTTGCAAACACAGTGAGTTTGTGTACATCCTGCTGTTCCCTATCCAGAGAGGCTGATACAGACAGTTGACCTGTCACAGGGTCAATGTTAAAGACGGtagatgtgtgtttgtccagCCTGTAGGTAACTCTGCCACTGGATCCACTGTCTGCATCTAAAGCCAAGACCTGCAGCAGAGGCTTTCCTGGCTGGTtgttttcctccacctccagctgatAGTGAGGCTGGAGGAAATGTGGCGCATTATCATTGACATCTGACACCATAACTCTCATCACACGCCTGGAAGGAGCGATCACAGTGCCTTCTGCTGATCTCGCATGCGCTACCACTGAAATATGATGTTCACTTTTCGTCTCATAGTCTAGGGGCTTTGATGTGGAAAGCAGATATTTGCCATTCTGTGGACTCAAAGTGAAAGGCACTTCGTTCTCAATGGCAAGAGATGTGTCTTTAAAGCTGCTGTCACCCTCAAGCTCTAAAACGGCTAAGACGGTAGGGGGCTGGTTCTCTGGTAACACCATCGTTTGGTTTTGATGCTCTGCTATGAACCCGATCTTGATCGTCAGCTCTTGGTTCGCCTTGGGGAGCACAGATACGGTTACCTGAGTGTCTGCTGGGGGGCAGTGATGGCCGCTAGCTAACACTTTTAACAGTAGGTCCTCTGAGTTGTCACTCTGGAGGTCCTGTGTTAGTCTGATGTACCCAGTGAGACTGTCAAGGCTAAAAAGCTTCTTGGCGCGCTTAGAGACTTTGGGACTGAGGGAGTAAACGATGGCAGCATTCGGGCCTGAATCTGGGTCTGTGGCTTTGACCTGAGCAACCAGCATGTTCTTCCTAGAGTCTCCGGGGATGGTGACATTGCGGGCGCTGTCAGAGCTAAAGCTTGGACAGTTGTCATTAACATCTGTCACTGTGACTATTAACGTTGCTGTAGCACTTAAAGGGTCTGAGCCGCGGTCGGTGGCCACCAGCGCCATGTGATACAGGTCCCGAGTCTCCCTATCCAGAGCTGTTTGCACAACCAGCATGATGACAGGCCCGTCTTTCTcaacttttattctgaaaacacCATCAGAATCTTCCAGGTGGTAATGCAGCTTGCCGTTATGTCCAGCATCCCTGTCCTGAGCCTGGTCATCCAGTAAGAAACTAGTCCCAACAGTTACGTCCTCAGACACTTTCAGGtgtatttcactgttttcaaaATGAGGTGCA includes:
- the pcdh20l gene encoding protocadherin-20 isoform X2, whose protein sequence is MGHGTPDNMNWAGLLQNLLVAVHLRQILCDSVWFSIPEEQEPGILAGSLSKHFPPPYQLLTQEYLWMDKNTGNFYTTEQKMDRETLCPEETGAEECIILHNAIVGPSGDLIQFPVIIEDINDNAPHFENSEIHLKVSEDVTVGTSFLLDDQAQDRDAGHNGKLHYHLEDSDGVFRIKVEKDGPVIMLVVQTALDRETRDLYHMALVATDRGSDPLSATATLIVTVTDVNDNCPSFSSDSARNVTIPGDSRKNMLVAQVKATDPDSGPNAAIVYSLSPKVSKRAKKLFSLDSLTGYIRLTQDLQSDNSEDLLLKVLASGHHCPPADTQVTVSVLPKANQELTIKIGFIAEHQNQTMVLPENQPPTVLAVLELEGDSSFKDTSLAIENEVPFTLSPQNGKYLLSTSKPLDYETKSEHHISVVAHARSAEGTVIAPSRRVMRVMVSDVNDNAPHFLQPHYQLEVEENNQPGKPLLQVLALDADSGSSGRVTYRLDKHTSTVFNIDPVTGQLSVSASLDREQQDVHKLTVFARDSGSPPLESVATVSIRVLDQNDNAPVFLTPHFLFFIPESVPPFAQVGGLGVTDPDEGKNGNTELHLVNSSGPFVVDNTQGTLRTTTNLDRETQDRYELYLLASDHGHPVSLTSTARVTIFVEDINDNQPKVILPSSNSSCLTVSPETTEGTMVTKIYAVDEDSGLNSEITYTVVAPEPVQNSSPFRVDSRSGNITVAQQLLQQDLRMHHLFIVVRDGGKPAPLYTTVWVNLWVNESMEPCHLDRAPTWTGTPDLFQTPSKAPICEVEDTRSAQLILLVGLGMMLASICLLVVTAVLYLKQRRVSPQQNKRVDNAENEIPLRLMDKYYSDD
- the plp1a gene encoding proteolipid protein 1a isoform X2, which produces MGCYDCCMRCLGGVPYCSLVATLLCFSGIALFCGCGHQALTETERLIETYFARNLQDYITLAYIIQYFQYVIYGLASFFFLYCIVLLAEGFYTTSAARQTFGEFRSTMCGRCLSSSFIVMTYVLAVLWLLVFAFSALPVYFFYNMDATCHTIDVLTETPASINQLCVDARQYGLLPWNAVPGKACGITLSTICKTREYRMTYDLYIAAFAGAGITLLALLTYTVSTTYNFAILRYLGRKGLGARC
- the pcdh20l gene encoding protocadherin-20 isoform X1, giving the protein MNYAFSFAGLGCCLCPQRSLVAQELVPCVRAMGHGTPDNMNWAGLLQNLLVAVHLRQILCDSVWFSIPEEQEPGILAGSLSKHFPPPYQLLTQEYLWMDKNTGNFYTTEQKMDRETLCPEETGAEECIILHNAIVGPSGDLIQFPVIIEDINDNAPHFENSEIHLKVSEDVTVGTSFLLDDQAQDRDAGHNGKLHYHLEDSDGVFRIKVEKDGPVIMLVVQTALDRETRDLYHMALVATDRGSDPLSATATLIVTVTDVNDNCPSFSSDSARNVTIPGDSRKNMLVAQVKATDPDSGPNAAIVYSLSPKVSKRAKKLFSLDSLTGYIRLTQDLQSDNSEDLLLKVLASGHHCPPADTQVTVSVLPKANQELTIKIGFIAEHQNQTMVLPENQPPTVLAVLELEGDSSFKDTSLAIENEVPFTLSPQNGKYLLSTSKPLDYETKSEHHISVVAHARSAEGTVIAPSRRVMRVMVSDVNDNAPHFLQPHYQLEVEENNQPGKPLLQVLALDADSGSSGRVTYRLDKHTSTVFNIDPVTGQLSVSASLDREQQDVHKLTVFARDSGSPPLESVATVSIRVLDQNDNAPVFLTPHFLFFIPESVPPFAQVGGLGVTDPDEGKNGNTELHLVNSSGPFVVDNTQGTLRTTTNLDRETQDRYELYLLASDHGHPVSLTSTARVTIFVEDINDNQPKVILPSSNSSCLTVSPETTEGTMVTKIYAVDEDSGLNSEITYTVVAPEPVQNSSPFRVDSRSGNITVAQQLLQQDLRMHHLFIVVRDGGKPAPLYTTVWVNLWVNESMEPCHLDRAPTWTGTPDLFQTPSKAPICEVEDTRSAQLILLVGLGMMLASICLLVVTAVLYLKQRRVSPQQNKRVDNAENEIPLRLMDKYYSDD
- the plp1a gene encoding proteolipid protein 1a isoform X1 — translated: MGCYDCCMRCLGGVPYCSLVATLLCFSGIALFCGCGHQALTETERLIETYFARNLQDYITLAYIIQYFQYVIYGLASFFFLYCIVLLAEGFYTTSAARQTFGEFRSTMCGRCLSSSFIVMTYVLAVLWLLVFAFSALPVYFFYNMDATCHTIDVLTETPASINQLCVDARQYGLLPWNAVPGKACGITLSTICKTREYRMTYDLYIAAFAGAGITLLALVHCSLHLAVNQMYLRKLKRRVKEEKGDHDLFGRLQRDKGGTLCSPYPANASDIS